CTTCGATTCCAGCGGGTGGAACTCCGTTCAAATCGATGGCGACTTTCAACGTCTTGCTGGTCGCGCGGAGCTTCTTGGGGAGTAGCACCGTACCGGCTGCCCCGGCGGCGACCACGAGATTGCGGCCATCCAACGCGGCGGGTCCATCACTGGAGGAAGCCGTTGCTACGGCCGTGAGTTTGGCTCCGGGCACCTGCGCGCGAATGGCAGCGCAGACGGCTTCGGCCCGGTCTTTCTGCCGCGATCCGACCCGCACATCCGCCCCGGCCCGCGCCAGCAATCGGGCGACCCGCTGCCCCACCGGCCCGGTCCCGCCGAGAATCAGCGCCTGACATTTGGCCAGATCCAGATGCCGCGCCGCCGCTCGAACCGCCGCCGCTGCGGTGGTGTTGGCCCCATTGGAATCCAACATCACCGAGACGGAAAGTCCGTACTGCGGAATCAGCGTCTTGCGGACCACGTCGGCGAGCGCCTCGCCTTGGGCCACGTCACTGCCGCCGATGAAAATGGCAGTGCGGGCCAGCGATCGCGGCGAACGGGTGAAAATCGCCCCATGGACCAAGCCGACGACATTCGCGGGGGTCATTCCGCCGTAGCTAAACAGATGCTGCACCCCAGAATCGACCGCCACCACTCGATCGAACACGCTGGGCTGCGGGTCGGTATCGAATTGAATCAGAATGCTCGGCTTGTCGGTCGCAGATGAACTGGCGGTGGTCATGCCACAAAACTCCGCAGGTGCAGACGAACCACGAAATCCGGTCGCAGCAAGATCGATGTGCCGATCGATTCGCCGGACTCGTCCCATCATGCGATGGCGCTGCGCCCCCGTCAAGGGGCCGCCCCAAGAAGCCCGCCGCAATCACCGCCGAAACATCCGCAATAACACGACAATGCCGACCAGGATAATCATGATGGGGATGGCCGCCAGCACTGCCGCCCCCAGACGAAATTGCTGGGTTTCCGAGCGGACATCCTCCACCACCTGAGTGCGTTTCCGCCGCAATTGGTCCGTGAATTGATGAAGTTGGTTGCGAAATTGCAGTTGTTCGCTGATGTATTCCGGGGAATTCACAATCGCCCGCGCCTGCTCCAATCGATTGGCCATAATCGCGGACCACGCATGAGATTCGTACTGAATCAACCGTTGATTGCGAATCGCCAGTTCCTGAATGACGGCACGCGGCTCCGCATTCCGCGCCGCGAGCGCATTCAGCGATTCGTTGAAATGCTGCAATTGCTGACTAGCGAGCTGGTGCCAATGCGGACGTTGATCGGGCCGGGAATCCGCAATCGCCAACCGCAACGGATGCACCAACCGCTCGGCCCGGAATCGCAGATTGGCACAATCGTCTAATACCGGCAACTGCTCATCATGCACCCGCGACACGAGTAACTCGGCACGCTGCACGTTCCAGTTCAGGCCCAGCGAAATCAGCATCATCGTCAAGCAGACAAGCGTCCCAGAAATGACACTTCGCGGATACGCACGCGCGGCCCGAATCAGTCGCTGCATGGGGGGCAACGGTCGCACGGAAATCGGCGCGTTGGCCAGGAACGCCTCCAAATCACGGGCCAAATCCTCGGCCGACCGATACCGCTTCAACGGTTGTTTTTCCAAACAATGATGACAAATCGCGGCCAAATCTTCGGGAATCTGCGGTTTCAACGACCGCAACGGCGGCGGATCGACCTGCATAATCCGTTCGAGCGTTTCCCAATCATTCTCACCCCGAAACGGAGGTTGCCCAATGAGCAGCGTGTACAGCATCGCCCCCAGGGCATAGATATCGGTCTGGGCAGTCGCATCGTGGGCATGCCCGGCGGCTTGTTCCGGGGCCATGTACGAAAGCGACCCGATAATCGCCCCTTTGCGGGTGACCTGATCGGCGGAATCGATCCGCCGGGCGAGACCGAAGTCCGCCACCTTCGGAATCAGATTCACACCCATGAGGATATTGGCGGGCTTCAAATCGCGGTGGATCACCCCCGCATCATGGGCACACTGCACACCTTGGGCAATGGCCGCCATCATCTTCGCCGCCTCATGCGCGGGCATCGGCCCATGTTCGATGCGCGTCTGCAAGCTGCCATGCGGGCAATGTTCCATCACCATATATGGCAACGAGTGAATCTCGCCGGATTCGTGCAAGCGAACGATATTCGGATGTTGAATCCGGGACATGGTTTCGATTTCGATCTGAAACCGCTGGCGATCCAACGCGAAGGTGTGCTGATGCGATGGGACCAATTTGATGGCCACCAGTTGCTGCGATTCCAAATGCCGGGCCTGATAGACGATGCCCATTCCGCCACGGCCAATTTCGTGCAGCAACTCGTAACCGGGAATTAGCGACGTCGGAAGCCGTTGCAGCGAAGGCACCATCAACGGTGTCTCGCGGCCCGCTTCCGACTCCGCCGACTCCCGCGTCACGGGCTGAATGTCCGTGTGGTGCGTGCGGTCGCGTGGATCTTCGGGGTGGGATGCCATTCGGACCAATCCCCTCACAGTTGGAAGAATCAAACTTCCCACAAATTTCGGACGAGAGGTTTCTTTGGGATACCAAGGCAGGGGAATGCAGACAATCAAAATTTTCCCGCAGTGGACATTTTCGGGACTCGGGATGGCAAACTGGCCACGCGGTTGCTGAAATTCCCCCGCGTGGCCAGTCGTGTTCCGTCCACCAACTCGAATCAATACTCGAACGTCGCAATCACCGGCAGGTGATCGGAAATCCCCGTCGCATGATAGTTATTGCCCGTGTAACTGCGATTCGGACGCGGAATTTGATTGGGATTATTCGGCGTAAAGATCTGCTCGGGCGTGACATACGGCACCGTCGAACCCGCTTTCCACCGCAACCCCGTGGGACGCAACAACCCCGGCGAGACGATCAGATGATCGATGAACTCCCATTTATTCTGGTACACATACGTCCCTTTGATACCACTGGGCAGTTCCTTGGCCGTGTTCAGCAGTTGATCGCCGGTACGGGCCGCCGGGTCGGTCACCGCTTTGAGATGATCGCGGATCGACACATTGGTCGGCTCATCGTTGAGATCCCCCATGACGATGATGGCCGTATTCGGATCGTCTTTCAGCATCGCATCAATTCGCTTGCGAACGGTTTGCGCAGCGGTGATGCGGGCCGGTTCGGGATTGCCCCGTGACGGCCAGTGATTCATCGAAACGACCAACTTTTGCCCCGCCACTTCCAACTCGGCAAAGGTGCTATCGCGGGTCTTATCCGCATCGATGAACACGAATGTGGAGGCGAGCAGTTTGGCCACTTTGGCATCGTAGAGAATCGCGGTATCAATCCCGCGATCGCTGGGGGAATCCTGATGCACAATGCGATAATCGCGGTTCAGCGGGGCCAACTCGGTGACGAGCATTTCCAGCACCAGCCGATTTTCGATTTCGCCCAACCCCAGCACGTCCGGCCCTTTGCCGTCGTTCATGGAGCGAATCACCCCGGCGAGATTTTTCAGCTTGCGCTTGAGCCGTTCGGGGGTCCACTTCTTTTCCGCGGTCGGGGTGTATTCTTCGTCCAATTCGACTTTCGGATCATCGACGGTATCGAATAAATTTTCGACATTCCAACAGGCGACAACGAGTTGGCCCGCCCGCACGGGAGTGGGCCCCAACAGCAGCACCGCCATCAACCCAACCGGCAGCCAACGGGCCATGATGTCTCGCTTGGTCCCAAGGACCGAAAATTACTTGCGGAATCGAATGCTCTTAAATTCTCGCACACAACCGGTAATTGCCACTTCCGTCGGAAGTCGTTCGACACTCGAAGCACCAAAGAATCCAACGATTCCATGGGTATGATCTAAAATGTATTGCGCATCTTCCGGTTCGGAAATAGGTCCGCCATGGCAGAGCACCAACACATCCGGATTGACCTTCTTGGCGGCATCGTGCATCGCTTGCACGCGCTCCGCGGATTCGGCCAAGGTCAACGCCGTCTTCGCGCCAATGCTCCCCTTGGTGGTCAACCCCATATGCGGAATCAGCACGTCTGCCCCGGCTTGGGCCATGGCTGCCGCTTCTTCCGGATTGAACACATACGGGCACGTCAGCAGCCCGAGTGCATGCGCTTCGCGGATCATGTCCACTTCTTTGCCAAAGCCCATGTCCGTTTCTTCGAGATTCTGACGGAACATGCCGTCGATCAACCCGACGGTGGGGAAGTTTTGCACGCCGCTAAACCCCGCCGCTTGCACTTGCCGCAGAAACAATTTCATCACGCGGAATGGATCGGTCCCGCAGACGCCGGCCAGCACGGGCGTGTTCTGGACAATCGGCAGCACCTCGTGGGCCATGTCCATGACAATCGCGTTAGCATCGCCATACGGCATCATACCGGAGAGGGAGCCGCGCCCCGCCATCCGGAATCGCCCGGAATTGTAGATAATGATGAGATCGATTCCGCCAGCTTCGGAGCATTTCGCGGACAATCCCGTGCCCGCGCCACCGCCGATGATCGGCTTGCCTTGGCTGACCTGGGCACGCAAGCGTTCCAGACATTGTTCGCGTGTGAAGAAGCTCATGGGGTTTCATCCTTTGCCGCGATCGGCGGCGTGGAGAGCGTCGAATTCGGAGAAGCCGCGGCTGCGGTGCCCCCGATGGGAGAGTCAGTCGCCGGGTGTTCCGTCGGCGGTTCGGAAGGAAGGCCGCCGCTCGATTGCAGTGGCGCGGGTGGAATCACAATCTGCGAAATGTCCCGACGGGGCGGATCGCTCGGTCGTTGTCGCCGCTGCAACAGCCATTCAAACAACACCATGACGGTAAGACTGCTGGCGCAAATAACCAGCGGAACACGCCACTTGAGTTGTTGGAACTGCTCGGGATTGGCATCCGGTTGAGCGGCGAGAAAGAAAATCGCCATTTCCGCGTAGGCATAGCCCATTCCGCCGATGATCAGCAGCGGAATGGCACTGCGCCGCAAGACGCGAAGCCAGAATGTTCGCATCGCTCGATTCTCCCGAATTCCCACGCGCCACCAAAGTTGTGGAATTCTTGTTCGCACCAACCCATTGAGATGCCACGACAGACCGTCTAGCATGACAACCCGGAACTTCGTCTTGCACGATCGGGGAACACCCATGCCTGTGTTATTGATTGGAACGCTGGATACCAAGGGGGACGAATTGGGGTTCGTCCGAGATCGGCTCCAAGAAGCGGGAATTGCCACGCTGGTGGTGGATGTCGGGTCGCTGAATCCGCCGCGGATCGTCCCGGATCTGACGCGGGAAGAGGTATTCCGCGCCGCGAAAACCACGCTGGCAGAAATTCAACGGCAAGGCGATCGCGGACACGCCGTCACGCAAGCCGCAGCCGGAATCACCGCCATCGCCAAACAGTTCGCCCAACAGGGGCAACTCGACGGCATTCTGGCACTGGGCGGCTCTGCGGGCACCACCATCGGCACCGCCGCCATGCGGGCACTGCCATACGGAATCCCGAAAATCATGGTCAGCACCCTGGCCAGCGGGCAAGTGAGTCCGTTTGTTGGCGTGCGTGACATTGTGATGATGCACTCGGTGGTGGATATTTCCGGGCTGAATCGGCTCAGCAAACTGGTGCTGGGCAACGCCGCTCAAGCGATGGCCGGGATGGTGCGTGCCGCCAGCGAAACCCGCCGCCGCGCCGAAGCCGATCCCAAGCCGCTCATCACCGCCACCATGTTCGGCGTCACCACCCCATGCGTGGAAGCTGGCCGCGCGATTCTCGAATCCCACGGCTACGAAGTGCTGACCTTCCACGCCACCGGCGTCGGCGGCCGCACCATGGAAGCCCTGATTCACGATGGACTCATCACCGGCGTGCTGGATGTGACCACCACCGAACTGGCGGATGAACTCGTCGGCGGAGTCCTCACCGCAGGCCGAGATCGCCTGACCGCCGCCGCCATGAAGGGCAT
This DNA window, taken from Tuwongella immobilis, encodes the following:
- a CDS encoding NADP-dependent methylenetetrahydromethanopterin/methylenetetrahydrofolate dehydrogenase, translating into MTTASSSATDKPSILIQFDTDPQPSVFDRVVAVDSGVQHLFSYGGMTPANVVGLVHGAIFTRSPRSLARTAIFIGGSDVAQGEALADVVRKTLIPQYGLSVSVMLDSNGANTTAAAAVRAAARHLDLAKCQALILGGTGPVGQRVARLLARAGADVRVGSRQKDRAEAVCAAIRAQVPGAKLTAVATASSSDGPAALDGRNLVVAAGAAGTVLLPKKLRATSKTLKVAIDLNGVPPAGIEGIELPDAGMDRDGVIAYGALGVGDTKMKVHRAAIQQLFTSNQQFIDAEECYALAQAY
- a CDS encoding serine/threonine-protein kinase, whose amino-acid sequence is MASHPEDPRDRTHHTDIQPVTRESAESEAGRETPLMVPSLQRLPTSLIPGYELLHEIGRGGMGIVYQARHLESQQLVAIKLVPSHQHTFALDRQRFQIEIETMSRIQHPNIVRLHESGEIHSLPYMVMEHCPHGSLQTRIEHGPMPAHEAAKMMAAIAQGVQCAHDAGVIHRDLKPANILMGVNLIPKVADFGLARRIDSADQVTRKGAIIGSLSYMAPEQAAGHAHDATAQTDIYALGAMLYTLLIGQPPFRGENDWETLERIMQVDPPPLRSLKPQIPEDLAAICHHCLEKQPLKRYRSAEDLARDLEAFLANAPISVRPLPPMQRLIRAARAYPRSVISGTLVCLTMMLISLGLNWNVQRAELLVSRVHDEQLPVLDDCANLRFRAERLVHPLRLAIADSRPDQRPHWHQLASQQLQHFNESLNALAARNAEPRAVIQELAIRNQRLIQYESHAWSAIMANRLEQARAIVNSPEYISEQLQFRNQLHQFTDQLRRKRTQVVEDVRSETQQFRLGAAVLAAIPIMIILVGIVVLLRMFRR
- a CDS encoding endonuclease/exonuclease/phosphatase family protein, whose protein sequence is MARWLPVGLMAVLLLGPTPVRAGQLVVACWNVENLFDTVDDPKVELDEEYTPTAEKKWTPERLKRKLKNLAGVIRSMNDGKGPDVLGLGEIENRLVLEMLVTELAPLNRDYRIVHQDSPSDRGIDTAILYDAKVAKLLASTFVFIDADKTRDSTFAELEVAGQKLVVSMNHWPSRGNPEPARITAAQTVRKRIDAMLKDDPNTAIIVMGDLNDEPTNVSIRDHLKAVTDPAARTGDQLLNTAKELPSGIKGTYVYQNKWEFIDHLIVSPGLLRPTGLRWKAGSTVPYVTPEQIFTPNNPNQIPRPNRSYTGNNYHATGISDHLPVIATFEY
- a CDS encoding phosphoenolpyruvate hydrolase family protein, producing MSFFTREQCLERLRAQVSQGKPIIGGGAGTGLSAKCSEAGGIDLIIIYNSGRFRMAGRGSLSGMMPYGDANAIVMDMAHEVLPIVQNTPVLAGVCGTDPFRVMKLFLRQVQAAGFSGVQNFPTVGLIDGMFRQNLEETDMGFGKEVDMIREAHALGLLTCPYVFNPEEAAAMAQAGADVLIPHMGLTTKGSIGAKTALTLAESAERVQAMHDAAKKVNPDVLVLCHGGPISEPEDAQYILDHTHGIVGFFGASSVERLPTEVAITGCVREFKSIRFRK
- a CDS encoding Tm-1-like ATP-binding domain-containing protein, translating into MPVLLIGTLDTKGDELGFVRDRLQEAGIATLVVDVGSLNPPRIVPDLTREEVFRAAKTTLAEIQRQGDRGHAVTQAAAGITAIAKQFAQQGQLDGILALGGSAGTTIGTAAMRALPYGIPKIMVSTLASGQVSPFVGVRDIVMMHSVVDISGLNRLSKLVLGNAAQAMAGMVRAASETRRRAEADPKPLITATMFGVTTPCVEAGRAILESHGYEVLTFHATGVGGRTMEALIHDGLITGVLDVTTTELADELVGGVLTAGRDRLTAAAMKGIPQVISVGALDMVNFGPRATVPEKFRDRRFYQHNENITLMRTTPEENDQLGKEIAEKACAASGPTTIVLPLRGVSAIDAEGKPFWWPEADQALFQSIRNWISSDVKLVELDLHINDPAFATAITQELLTQLRKG